Proteins from a genomic interval of Garra rufa chromosome 4, GarRuf1.0, whole genome shotgun sequence:
- the irak3 gene encoding interleukin-1 receptor-associated kinase 3 codes for MSGKIEKATFLFDVPPVLMGTFCKLMDSGVDGLGWRTLATHILPSQLEVRCAEMYVAAGKSPTQELMWLWAQQNKTVGDLLKVLDEMGHARARSLFQSQDSCVLKSSSSSLFAPHLQNTEKSCRTSALCPESVSVQGGKQKYFITFSDVIEGTRHFHPDLKIRSSAFAEVYCGKWENRSFAVKVFKQESKADWKALWEKFTKEIEVLQLYQHPNILELWGSFSEADRFCLVYPYLHNGSLFHRLHEEVQRPLSWQERLNIIKGTAKAVNHLHTAQPCMVICGNITSSNILLDERLQPKLSDFGLARLRPHSVDQSCTIVMDTASHSNLGYLPEEYIRDGKLSVKLDVYSLGMVILETCTGQKVKQESGKSLFLRDRLHSEFEEKGSVDACLQFLDPKVEHWPTAVALCLLRIGLECTGYKMRARPSMEMVLQRLNQILPTPTSPEDQPHTLDDTIPLQRPHNDHSPRLSIPIEVDELYSLLEEPQPPRLPKLAEPCECSQSQITFLSFGDPNMSLSHRESLQENDRLVSASQSLQSDSAAPLDLYGSWPVECSCSAGMEAQGCEDCCANGFSHSVLYVTVDDDAQPSQYGIRNPAKEKIKDKIHLYNQGLIKTEELLSLKSE; via the exons ATGTCAGGTAAAATAGAGAAGGCGACGTTCCTCTTCGACGTCCCGCCGGTGCTGATGGGAACTTTCTGTAAACTGATGGACAGCGGGGTCGACGGTCTGGGATGGAGAACGTTAG CTACTCATATCCTTCCCAGTCAGCTGGAAGTAAGATGTGCTGAAATGTATGTGGCTGCTGGGAAAAGTCCGACCCAGGAGCTCATGTGGTTGTGGGCCCAGCAGAATAAAACAGTTGGGGATCTTCTGAAGGTTCTGGATGAGATGGGTCATGCTCGAGCCAGGAGTCTTTTCCAATCGCAAG ACTCCTGTGTACTGAAGTCATCCTCGTCTTCTCTCTTTGCCCCG CATCTGCAAAACACTGAGAAATCCTGTCGAACCTCAGCTCTTTGTCCAGAGTCCGTGTCTGTTCAAG GTGGAAAACAGAAGTATTTCATAACATTCTCTGACGTCATAGAAGGAACGAGACATTTCCACCCAGACTTAAAAATAAGGTCGAGTGCGTTCGCCGAGGTCTACTGTGGAAAATGGGAAAACAGATCTTTTGCTGTCAAAGTTTTCAAACAG gaaagCAAAGCTGATTGGAAAGCATTGTGGGAAAAATTTACCAAAGAAATTGAAGTTCTACAGCT CTACCAGCATCCTAATATCTTAGAGTTATGGGGCAGCTTTTCAGAGGCAGATCGCTTCTGTCTAGTTTATCCGTACCTTCATAACGGATCACTGTTCCACAGGCTTCATGAG GAAGTTCAGAGGCCTCTATCATGGCAGGAAAGGCTGAACATTATTAAAGGCACCGCAAAGGCAGTCAACCATCTACACACTGCACAACCGTGCATGGTTATTTGTGGAAACATTACGAG TTCAAACATACTCTTGGATGAGCGCCTGCAGCCCAAATTATCAGATTTTGGATTAGCTCGTCTCAGACCGCACTCCGTCGACCAGAGCTGCACTATTGTCATGGATACCGCCTCCCATAGCAACCTTGGCTATCTCCCAGAAGAGTACATCCGTGATGGCAAGCTGTCAGTCAAACTTGACGTGTATAGCCTTGGCATG GTTATATTAGAGACATGTACTGGACAGAAGGTGAAACAGGAGTCTGGAAAAAGCCTGTTTTTG AGAGACAGACTGCATTCAGAGTTTGAGGAGAAAGGCTCTGTGGATGCCTGTCTGCAGTTTTTAGATCCCAAAGTTGAGCACTGGCCTACTGCAGTGGCACTTTGTCTACTCCGAATCGGACTGGAGTGCACAGGTTACAAAATGCGAGCCAGGCCGAGCATGGAAATG GTGCTTCAGAGACTAAACCAAATTCTTCCCACACCCACATCTCCTGAAGACCAGCCGCACACCTTAGATGATACGATCCCTCTTCAGCGGCCACACAATGACCACAGTCCGCGTTTAAGCATCCCCATCGAAGTTGATGAATTGTACAGCCTGCTTGAGGAACCACAACCTCCCAGACTTCCCAAACTGGCTGAACCCTGCGAGTGCAGCCAGTCTCAGATCACTTTCCTGAGTTTTGGAGATCCCAACATGTCGCTTTCCCACAGGGAATCTCTTCAGGAAAATGACAGACTGGTTTCAGCATCACAAAGTCTGCAGTCGGACTCTGCAGCTCCCCTGGACTTGTATGGGAGCTGGCCTGTGGAGTGCAGCTGTAGCGCTGGAATGGAAGCGCAGGGGTGTGAGGACTGCTGTGCCAATGGCTTCAGTCACTCTGTTTTATATGTAACTGTAG
- the b2m gene encoding beta-2-microglobulin, with amino-acid sequence MRAIVTFGLFCVLYVAVQGKTSPPKVQVYSHYPGEYGQKNTLICHVSGFHPPDITIELLKNGEVLPDTQQTDLAFEKGWQFHLTKSVAFTPELGHNYACRVRHMANTNAYSWEPNM; translated from the exons ATGAGAGCAATCGTCACTTTCGGCCTGTTCTGTGTGCTGTACGTTGCTGTACAGgggaaaacat CCCCTCCCAAGGTCCAGGTGTACAGCCATTATCCTGGAGAGTATGGACAGAAGAACACCCTGATCTGCCATGTCAGTGGCTTCCATCCTCCTGATATCACCATTGAACTGCTGAAGAATGGTGAGGTTCTCCCTGACACCCAGCAGACTGACCTGGCCTTCGAAAAGGGCTGGCAGTTTCACCTTACCAAGAGCGTCGCCTTCACACCAGAGCTAGGACATAATTATGCCTGCAGAGTTCGACACATGGCCAATACAAATGCCTATTCTTGGG AGCCCAACATGTAA